aacatgcccattgaactccgctccaatcaccactttctgtcccttgggtacactgttcatcacttcatccaactcactccaaaaatcttctttctcatccattgcacacccaacttgcaatgcatatgcactaacaacatttatcatcacacctccaatttccagcttcataatcattactctgcctgacactcttttcactccaaaacactcttgacatactgttctttcaaaataaatcttaccccatttctcctcccatccacaccatgatagaacaatttgaatccacctccgatccacctggccttactccccttccatttagtctcttgtacgcacaatatatcaaccttccttctctccatcatatctgctaactctcttcctttaccagtcatactgccaacattcaaacttcctaccctcagttccactctttttacTTTCCTACTCtcttcctgcctccagacacatctccccccttttcttctcctccttcttcttcagccacACAATACCCCAATTTCTGCTAGcactctgttggctaacagtactggtggtggtcattgttaaaccggggctcgaccgatccggtatggaaatttgtattgttgttgatttggcaaaattttacactggatgcccttcctgaagtaaccctccccatttatctgggcttgggaccagcacggaGAAACAccctggtttgtgcatcccctgtggctgggttgaagATCTCTACAGACAAATGTTAGAAAGAAATCTTAAATTTTCTATGTACTACATGCTTAGTTAGTCAATGCAATATGTTTTGTTCCGAAATAGGATGTCCATATAGAGTAATTGCTAAAATAATGACGCAGCAAAGAAAGCCAATAAAACagtaattcatattttttatacttACAATGCTAAAAGTAACAGCCACTATAACTAATTACAGCTATAattactaattaaaataaaatttagtaaGTGTTCTCTGAGCCCACTAAGGTGTATAGAGTCTTGCTAATGAGAATAATgattgtaaaataacaacactttTTAATTGTTCTAATGAGCATTTAGGTAATACTTTCAAAAAGGCAAGTTATCATAATGTGTAATTAAGGTAATGTGGCTAGGTGATAATTGCATGCATCTTTTATGAACACCCACTTCTACTTACAGGCATATAAAATTTTCTTTCACACtagcttttttatttcaaaacattttaaaacagaaattaattgtACCTTTTAGGGAAACTCAAATGCTAACATCAGGGTATGAATATGGAAGCTATTTAAGATAAGATGACATTAGTTCTATGCTATTATGCAGAGTTAGCAaccccaaaaatatatatttgtgttttatttatttatttatttgtttatttattgttttcttgatttaattaattttcctGGTTAGTCACAACTCTCTTACTCTTTccccattttgattttatttatgttgataactttaaacataaaaaaacgaCAACTTCAAAAGATACAAACGCtgtaactttaaactttaagtgtatTGTACCTTACTTTTTTACTCGAAGAATATATCTCTTCTGGTTAGAAATGATTAATAGATTACCTAGTATGTGATGTCACCTGGCATatgttaatgcaaaataaattactatacccAAAGTGCGTGTATGCCTAACGCAAAAAAGTAGAGGATGAAAAATAAAGAGCTATGGCTACGTAAATATGTCCTAATATACAGTAACTAACTTTTCTTGCTCTTTTGAACTACAGCACCTGCAAATAAAGAGATCTATGAAATTGATTCTTGGTAATGTGCCCGCGTTATTATAATCGAACCAGCTGCCAAAAAATATTGTGGCGCACAAAATTTTTCGTTTTACCAAACCTGTGGTTACTTTATTGCGACCTCGTTTACGCGATATTATGAGCCGACAGCAGTGCCTCATGTTTGTGTACGCCTACAAAAACCGTCTGCGCGGCGCGAGTTTTTCCTCAATAACTGTTAAATAGTAATCTGTACCAAACTGAGAAACGTCTCTAGATTTCTTATACACATTACTGCATTACATCGAATGTATGAATACATACACTTTTAAAGAGCGAGCTGAACCCTTTCTGTTAAATAATTGCAATTGATAATTACAACACAGAAGATGCATTACATCTtgtccattttttcctttttctctaaGAATATATTTCTTCTGGCTAGAAATGATTAATAGGTTACATAGTATGTTATGTCACCTGGCATatgttaatgcaaaataaattactGTAGCCAAAGTGCGTAACGCAAAAAAGTGGAGCGGAGGATGAGCAATAAAGAGCCATGAATAGGTTATTTTTCCCTAATACAACTAAGTCTTCTGGCTCTTTTGAACTACAGCACCAGCAAATAAAGACATCAATGACACTAACTCTTGGTATTGTGCCCACGTTATTATAATCGAACAATTTTCTTAAAATCTGCTAAATATATTATGGCGCGTTTTACCAAACCTGAATGAATACATACACGTTTCAGGGTGAGATGAAAACTTTCTGCCAGCTGCTAAATATTTACAATTGAAAATATATACAACACAGAATTATCCGCATTGCATATTCACgtgataatgactgactgactgagctATCATATAACAGCTATATGTCTGACGTCTCGCTAAATGCATCTTGTCTTCATTTACAAATCTTTACGGCAAGCAATTGAAGCACAATGCAATTCAAAACAGTGTCCTTTCTGCTCGCACAAGAAAATGTACCGGTAAGTGCTGTCGTCAGACTAACCCAAGACTTGTATGATAAACGATCTATGAGAGATTTGGAAAATAAGATACAGATTAGAAAACGTGCGATTCTGGCAATGTGCGTTTAGAGCATTGACAGTGACAAATGTATGATAGTTTGTTGTGTGCTACAATTCAATATGTTGCCTGATTTTCATTGAATCACTTTTAGTTTGTTACTGACATTATATCATTGTTACAAGCTTGTGGGAGACATATACATAAAAATTGTTTTGTACTATGAACAAATTCCAATAAATCCGTACATCATCGCGTAAACATTTAAATTCCACTGCGTTTTATAGCAAGTGTGACTAGTAAAGTTGTATTCTGCTGGCATAGGGTCTACCAGCTAGGCAGGGCAGTGCTTGAATAAAAGGCATTATTTTACAGACACCTTCTAATACACTTTTAGAAGGTGGAGAGATGTTTTGTAATCATACaccaaaatgatgaaaacatGTTGAAGAAACATTGTGCTTGCTTATACTTGTACCAGCTTGGTCTTTGATCATATATACATGCTTTTCAAGTAATGATCGTTATTATATTCGAAGAAATATGTCTTTGCAGCTACTTACTACAAATGGCTCAGCATTAGTTCAGACAGATATCAAATGGTAAACGTACAATGCACCattcatttactgtttatttgTAGAAATCGGCTTCATTCAACAGGTTTAACGCAATGTGCCGCCCACACATTTTTTCTTACGTCTTTGAAAAAACATCAATGTAAGGGGAGTGGCATACGAAGCCTGTGGCATCACGAGTTATTCCTCTGAGATAAAAAGGTGATACCACAGCAGAACGACATTCTGTATTGTAAGCATCATTTCTTAGACGACTTGGAGGAACGAGCgattttgtgttgtctttttgCCGCTCCCGTTTTGTTTTCTAGAACCATGGAAAGTTCCAGGCTGTGGATGAGAGTCGCAATCTGCGTGGTTTTGCTGTTCTTTGAATGCAGTGCTGAAACTGGAGACTTTGACAAAAGAGCTCTGACTGATTTATATCCCAAAGACCCTAACCTTACCAACGAAAAGGAGCTTGTAAGTATTTTTAAATACGTGTTTCGTTGAATCGGTTTGagtttaatgtaattaatgtaattGTATATTCCACTCTTTGAAGAAAATTCAGACAGTGTTGATATGCGGACTTAACTGATAAAGCTTAAAGCTCTTCAGTTgtgtttctttatgtatttactctTTGAAAACACTGATTAATAAAGCAATATATTATCTATTGTGGTTGTATGCTACAGTCAATGattgtgatgatgatgattatgtttaatattattattattattgttattattattaaagatgttTTCTTTTAACAGCTGGGAGCTTTGCAAGAAGTGCTTGAAAAACTACAGAGTAAGCGAGTGCCTGCATGGGAAAAGAAATTTGGCCAAGTTCCGACGGTAATTTAAACTTGTAATGCACAAAAGCATAATACAAAGAGCACAAAGTAAGATTTCGTGTATTCTTCACACCGCAGGCATATGTTCTATTAAAAAAGTAATACTTTTAAGGaaaatacttgttttttttctaattaatagTAATTTGTACAGTTAATAACTATACTGAAAATTCCCAGATATTTTTTAAAGAGGACGAAGGACATACTTttgctgaaaaacaagaaaattagaatattaaagTATAATTTGCCATCTTTCTTTGAATTGCTTATTAAACCAATTGACAGTTTTTAAAGTCAGCCCTGCAGTCCACTACAGCTAACTGTATAGCAGTTGTTCATACCATTTACGTTTAGTAACTCGACTTCCTCCGTCCCCCCATTTTCACATACATACCCGTATCCGCTCGCACTCACTCCCTCAATAACTACGTCgttttttcttattcttatgcCACCTCCCTTGTCAAGCCCGTGTCCTCCTAaccttctctttctctgttttcaCTCCTTCTAGTGCGACGTGGGGGAGCAATGTGCTGTCAGAAAAGGAGCTAGAATCGGCAAACTGTGTGACTGTCCCAGGGGTGCAATTTGTAACTTCTTCCTTCTGAAGTGTTTGTGAAGAACCAAGCCAAATCTGAAAAGTCCGTTGTAACAATTgtataaaaaactaaaaagaaaagatgGACACGGATTAACTCGtgactttttttcttcctttttccaaggtttctcttttttgtttctttttcacttttgtgtGAACAAACAGAAACCATGTCAGACATTAGAAATCGTAACGTTATTTTGCACAGACCCCCAAGTAGCTGAATTTATTTACATTCATAAAATCAGATGATAATCTCTGTGAAATGATTTTATATTGTGAGCAATGTGTTTTATTCAAAATTAGATGATTTTTTAAATCCAGCATTGAAATAATTCATATTGAAAGAATGCTTGCTTCCTTCCTGCATCTAATGGTTTGATGtcacattcacattcacattttcaGATCCTAATAAAACAGTCATTTTTACATTGtgcatttgtttgtatttattgtctaaataaccttttatttttttaagatgctggtcatacagatttctaaGTTGGCCTTTTTGGTAACAATGAATAGTAAGCAGTTTTGTTgtttcaaaaaatgaatgtatttctttcttttgtagcAGATCTTCCTTTCTGATAGTTTGTTTATTATGCCAATTCAAGCACCTCTGATGCTGTCTCTTTCAGTTTCTTCTTGCAAAGTTATGCTGTTATAAATTAAGGAATATCAGTTACAGccaaaaaatattcttaaaaaactCCAGGCATGACacatttatactttatttttgcaatttattaatgaatgcagtttatatgtgtataaataaaatgcaaaacttaATTTATTCATTGCAGTACAAATATCTTTACTTGTGGTTACATCTACCTTTGTAATTTTaggtactatacagtatataaaccccTTCATATTTTTTTGATTAGCAAATGCAGCAGTATGCTTTGACAATTCACATTGATAACACAAATCTGTATTAACAATGCTAATCAACAGCAGAAATGGAAACTAAAAGGATTATATTTCAAGCAACATCTATTGAAGCCAAGCCAAGTGATGGATTAGCtctctttacagaactgtttcctcctttgtgcccagtgctgttgtgataggctccagcaaacCACTAATGAACTGCAGAAATTTCAGACTGCTGTATCCCTTCATCTGTTAAAAGGACCTGATTAAATAGTTTATTTACTTTAGCACATTTATGCTTTATGGAGTGCCCATgtgttttggccttggaactgctgcagtttttttctttttctctagcATCTCGCCAGGTGGAGTTTTTGATTTCTCTCTTCCCTGTCCATTTGACAATAGCATCAGACTTATCATTGTAATCATTACAgactttttaaattagtttaggAATTTAATCCATATTTAATGACTTTGCCATCTCTGCTACTTACTTGTGTATCTGTATTAtgcatttacatatttattttgtatttcagtttatttaattctttatcctttgaatttttttctatgttaacttcTTGTAcaccactttgagctacatatctTGAAAAcgtgttataaaaataaatggtgttgtggtTTCTCTAAAAGATACATgcttaaatatgttttaaatgtttgataTGATGATGATATTGAATTGTATTTTTATGTCCGGAATCACGAGTTGTAAGGTATAGTAAAACACTCTTTGTTATGAAATTATCAAGTATTATTAGGTCTGGTCCCCATCATCcactctttttttaaaaagcaggataacataattaatttactGAAAGATCTGCAGTACACAGTCTGACAATAAACTTTGTGCCCAAAATTACAAGCTATTGTTACTAAAtcgattatatttttattgagttaAACATATAAATGGAAGTTAGCCAGTGATCATCTTTAGAAAAAAATCCATTGAcattgaaaaaattaatttaaataccaggggcctcatgcataacgccatgtgtagaattcacactaaaacatgatgtacggacaaaagctgaaatgtgcgtacgcacaaaaatattcagatgcagaaaaccgtGCATAAgtcaacttccacgcacttccgctacataaatcccagttaaTGTGAAAGTAACGCTCATGCACATGCCTGCctcccctcccagactcctcccagagttacgcttctttgaatatgcaaatcaatttttgtattcccttaagttcagcatcctgtgaaaagcaaaacacagggaaaaaagaagaatatcagcaCATGCAaagaggaggcaaggaaaaagtacTGTTTgatggtttaagcagttgtataaacagcAAAATGGAGTTGATCGAAAGTTTCagaaagttgtcagatatcaaagtcgccatgaaaaggcgagtcgtagcccaccgtctgagtgtcatacggaagagtattagggtacagagaaaagtaaaaaaaaatagggacacagtggaaaaaaacgCTTGaactgtcaactttaatcttgaaatttccactttaattatgtagtttattttgtcattatagtaAAGTGttataaacttaatcttaaaatgtttttttttattagtttctcaaatcccatcgtagctAAAGTACCAGGTTAAATGCTTCATAGTCTATGTGTTCTTCCATTGAATCTATGTGCGTGAATCACTACTtccttcttaaacaggctttctcttatgctgacagtacacagaatacattacattcatgatattacagctctctgaacaatttaaatactaagatgtatacttgatatcatattcatgatgagatgaattaaagcatgtactaaACATGGGGCCACAGGGGCGCAATGGTAGCAACGAGCTGTCgtcccttccagagattgttcttgcctcctgctagatgcttgctgcaccatgtgcggccctcgatgaaataatttattgcagcagtactgtctctttcaaacgttctAACCACTAATTcccgtccttccttttctttctccaggtaaccaatcgccacacaatcatctctttaataaatgtcaagccatctgtatgcttagaatgccgattcttctaaacttttaaggaacattgaaatatattcatagtacatgtttaattatgccatcaatCTATCCgtccagggtcatgccagtcccatGAAGCATAAAGGGCAAGGATGAAAcgatccctgaacggggcgccagttcGTCGCTACCACTGTCCACCGTGTTCAGatgtttaataacagtatacattattgaaattaagtttaaaatgtatctgtataatgtaatatatatatactgtaccatgcggccggggcccttgcccggtCGGGACACCTCTACGCTGGGAGGACCAAGGATGCAAGCATGACCAGTATGTTACCTTctctgggacgctagatggcaaccccccctgggttgcagcagtgcctcagactcccacagggcttaaTGGAAGTTGGAGTTGCTGAGCCCTCATGGGCAgtccttccaccacacctggaaatgctgccagaaaggaagtcatcaagcacctggagcacttgcaggtgcattataaaaggagccagcagccactactctggagGCCAGAGTTTGGAGGACGAAGACGAAGCTTGCGGAGGAGGACTGGGGGAAGAATGAGAGAAATATAAAAGTATTGTGTggagttgtgcttgtgggaactGTCTGTCTGTAGGTACGGGGAATatgtagcccacagacgaagaaaataaataattatttgttttgtaagtgtgcctcctgtgtctgtctgtgtcgggtcggcgctcATATACTGCCTTTTGTCAcaatactttactgcatttcatctgaaaaatgatatcaagagctccaagaagatagcgcctggaaatctaaatcaacttagaagccagtcgtcatcatctgtaaatacacgctctcttctattgaattgaattgaattcctttattgttattgtatggtacaatgaaattcaatatgcaaatcctccataaaattttttcctataaaatggtaaaataacaacaacaataataataataataatattaataataatacgataaaaaaacaatgaaaaatatacaatatgaaagcataagtggctctgGTTGtataatattacaactgtaatgcaagtttagagtgaggtaattgtacttatatgtACAAATAGTTCTACCGGGATCACTTGGGTGGACTGAGTGTGTTTATATCTCTTGGGATAGGAAgagtgcaggaaaggctctgaagcatttggcAAATGGAagaggttcaaatagactgtgcacatggctgaagcAGCAGAAGCTATACCCCAGTAATTCTCTCACCTCTTGACAAAATCTGCGGTAGAGCTTTTTGATCAGCTGAtgaagagctgtgattccacacttagatACTACAGTGGtttaaaatactcagtggtgcacttagagtaacaacgctaaagcagctatagtatttggaatagtttggcctttccgggcaccattatatggttacaagttgattacaatcagatgctttaaactaaaaaatgatatgcagttaatgtcagtgtatttcataaagccacatcagggatgtgaatctaaaaaaataaagggaaaccacacaggaacagtagcactgctttgacactgggtgccaccagtttgcaaaaccgagctgaaaatttggtttgagctggcgtgagaataTAAGTGGCTTCATGACAAGTTTagtgtttttatacattgtgatgtgagcgtggaaatgggcatacgcaacatttttgtgtgtacccaccatttatacatgaggccccaggtgccgCAGAAAATCAACAAACATTCTGAAGCGCTGAAAACTAGAAAGATACAGAGTTCGTCTCTGATTAGTTATTGCATTTTTATATGTTCAGAAAAttagatttagatttagattAGACTCATAGTGAATGTCAAAATTCTTGACAGATTTCTGATTGTTCAGAACACACACATACCTCACATACAAAATGTGTCACAGTGTATTCATTTAAAGTTCACTTATCAAACTTTAAATACACTTTTTCCAATTATTTGAAAAATCATTGATCATTGAGAATGTTCAGTAGCAATTCATCATGTTAGTGTTTGTCTATTTTTCACTTCCAGTCAATTTTTTATTAAGCATTTGTTCttataaaagttttatttaatagaaggaAGAAACTAATGAAGTGTCCTGCATAGGTACCACTAACTTAAGAAACTAATTTACAAAAACTTAAGATTTAGCTCTTCAATAAGAATCAGGAGTAATGGAATAAtccaaatgaaaaatacaaatctaTGCTATATTTGTTACAAAACTAACATTCTGCTCTATCTTTTTGAACTAACTATAGGAACAATAcaattttaaccttttttaatttatataggaaaaaaactaaatgttaACATCTACTAATGCAAAAATGTACTACtgcatatgtttttttaattgatagAATTTTAATGAGCTAGTTTATTAagtagttttttttacattttaatggtaATGCCATTAACATTTATAGTAAAATATTTACTGAGTCA
The Erpetoichthys calabaricus chromosome 17, fErpCal1.3, whole genome shotgun sequence genome window above contains:
- the cart3 gene encoding cocaine- and amphetamine-regulated transcript protein-like; this translates as MESSRLWMRVAICVVLLFFECSAETGDFDKRALTDLYPKDPNLTNEKELLGALQEVLEKLQSKRVPAWEKKFGQVPTCDVGEQCAVRKGARIGKLCDCPRGAICNFFLLKCL